From the Drosophila willistoni isolate 14030-0811.24 chromosome 2L unlocalized genomic scaffold, UCI_dwil_1.1 Seg168, whole genome shotgun sequence genome, the window GGTGAATTCGTTGGTGTGGTGACCGGGTAGGTAACTCCTCCCCCACTGGATTGAAGTGAGGTCCATAGCGGTGGTCTGAACGAAAATAGTAGCGACTGGTGGTGGTTTGAGAACGATTGATCCTCTTCAAAGGATTAAAATATAGTTGCGCTTTGATTGCTTCCAGGTGAGGTTGTCTATGCTAGGTTTTAAATCTATTtaacaccaacaaaacaaactcccTTTCTGgttccagaatttccggttgtTCTGTCCATTGATGATTCCTTATAGATAATTTGTATCCCACGTTGgggcaaaaaaatatttttatcttTAAGAGGCTTAATACTATATCTATTATTAATAACATGTTTAGGTATTTTCAGATATTTAGTCTTGTCATTGGCAAtggtataatgaatgaatttatagTCTTTAATTCTGAACATTggaatttttatgtaaaatattacattagttttgtttacaaatgtaTCTATTTCAAGTAATCTATATAAATGTTCTTGCGATGAAATTGTGACATTTCGTTTTGCtaaaatttctgtgattttgtcttctttagttgaaaaaataaattttgggataattttaagcaaaaaaaaaaataaagtattatttaaatggttaTACATAACATCAATGCTAAGgccaattctatttaaatattgaagaaCATGGATTTCGTTGTGTTCAGTGCTTAATTCCTTATAGATCTTAttattatagttttttttttttttttttttttttttttaaatcatttataatATTCTGTTTGTTATTAGTATGATCGGTAATGTTTGAAAAtcttataattattttattattaacgttTCATTGATGATTGACattgtttattcatttgttcatGCTCCCTTTAAATTCCCTaaattcctttcttttttttttattctttttgtgtaataagtatgttgttgtttacaataattaggtatgtatgtatgaaaaatcgtatttaataattttttgtttgcttgtgtttttgtattttatattatatactaGCAAACCCGGCGAACTTCGTAACGCCTAACAGTCAAAGAATTTCGTGTTACCTTTTAGCTTGAAACTTGCCATTTAAAATGGTGGCCTCAATCACGttcttcattaattttttaataaccaaTCGTGTGCCATTGCACAGCCGTGGTGGGTTCAAGTTACGGAGCAAAATCACCGGAGATCCTACTTTCAATTGTAAGTGGTGCGGTGGCATGCCTGGCAAATCCaaggaattcaaaaattctacTGGGTAACTTACAGCTTCAATAGTATTGCAAACTGTATCAACAGATTTGTATGACACAGAGTCTGTTGGCAAcaattgttgtatcttgaaatttaatccatgAACGTCCACATTTTTCGCTACTAAAATGGCTCTTTCTGCCAGCCACTCaagatttatatattgtgtgtgtacatCGGGAAATATACAGTCGATGAGAACATCTTGCGAGTGGACGATTGTGCAAAAACCGGTTGGTAATTTTATTGATCCAGTATTTTCATGTACGGCAACTTTCCCATTGCCAATATCTAATAACTGTTTCGAAAAAGTTTCGGCGGATGGATCCTGAAGCGTTTGAACGCGCATGTTCACATGCCCTGCCACGCTTCGCTGTGCccgcttttgaaaaattaaaattgcggTTGGTAATTTTATTGCTGAAATTCAAGTTAAACCCTTGAAGTAGATGTCTTTGGATATGTTGAACGTCTTATTACTATGTTAAATTCTATTTAACTCTATTGCTGAGTTGCAGTTAAGTATAAATTACAGTCTATTTGTTAAGCAATATACATTTGAGtgatttataaatgaaaaacgaaagcTGGCATACTACGAAAACATTCAATGTAAAAGTAATTTAGATGGATGGCAAAAGGTTGAGCAAAATCTTTTACTACTCTTAAAGcttgggtataaaaaatagatgttggccgattctcagtcctacacgatctgcataaaaaatttcgtgagaatcggtcgagccgtttcggagtagtttggtaacaaacaccacactcgagaattttatatatatagatatccatgtattaattgaagagttttcatattcttaatgaatgaattaccTGTTACCGGATCTCGTTGCTTAAGGTTTATGCAATATCCGTCTTGTCCCTTCCAAAAAATGAGTGGATATTGGAGAGCATCATATAAACGATGGGTATCAGGAATGGACTGAAGagaattattt encodes:
- the LOC124459828 gene encoding uncharacterized protein LOC124459828 isoform X2, translated to MCCSSGKVKLPEIKTPPEPLHGLLIGTDPNSSLFLRSIRQFNSCFQMTSFGATEIVKNTAANGQQFNSTFKIKGQIYHKVGSLLPMPNEPYKFLQIYFMGGDYNHLNSPFATRIVSELDALLNEHNELLKLFKSHMHKLQSDNHAIFINPDRTPAGGHIRRFNAPVVDDVAGIMVGDHTATRQIVIRRRNNSLQSIPDTHRLYDALQYPLIFWKGQDGYCINLKQRDPVTAIKLPTAILIFQKRAQRSVAGHVNMRVQTLQDPSAETFSKQLLDIGNGKVAVHENTGSIKLPTGFCTIVHSQDVLIDCIFPDVHTQYINLEWLAERAILVAKNVDVHGLNFKIQQLLPTDSVSYKSVDTVCNTIEAVSYPVEFLNSLDLPGMPPHHLQLKVGSPVILLRNLNPPRLCNGTRLVIKKLMKNVIEATILNGKFQAKR